The following proteins are encoded in a genomic region of Sebastes fasciatus isolate fSebFas1 chromosome 12, fSebFas1.pri, whole genome shotgun sequence:
- the ecm1b gene encoding extracellular matrix protein 1 isoform X2, translating into MGSTVALVCSTAFLLVLLSSASEEMQQPDDFMLQKEVDLADLFDPAEFTEQVIVSPPEQFDTLSEIDDSRPRILTPRGRRPSFGPRSFDVPPEYDPIQFPVGQPTENNLQAICLHAAHRPTYPDSFFPASGYGQQKRRASAVNNAESWFRTCCKGNQTWEREVTLCCFTQAWELSVNTFCEEDTSIKDRHYHCCKLTAGSDRLKCFHDDAPNPNYEATEGLPRPPLLSKTNFTFDPNTCQRTKTTLYSVRGNRRKKEKKQITSASKKVRMHFPPGRPTADNIEALCRDQKLRPVFKTNCMPGEGYMWLVRQAKAINRIEKRYKQCCKKEQGVLDCADLKWRGELNRYCVDAIGQDHCCPGGAKERVDCFQTISPDPHYNRTSDKEELALHNLCDTHKMIKKKFPVGFPLKSFVNQCCPMFETYRDLCFNQKFEEMSEMCLTHKTAPPAVRRCCSMSSQTMQQCLTNILMDAITKATTAIRQKKKKRCPLS; encoded by the exons ATGGGGTCGACCGTGGCTCTAGTCTGCTCCACCGCATTTCTCTTGGTTTTACTGAGCTCTGCATCCGAAG AGATGCAACAACCAGATGACTTCATGTTGCAGAAAGAGGTGGACTTAGCAGATCTCTTCGATCCCGCGG AGTTCACAGAGCAGGTTATCGTGTCTCCACCAGAACAGTTTGATACCCTGAGTGAGATAG ACGACTCCAGACCAAGAATCTTGACACCTAGAGGAC GTCGACCAAGTTTTGGGCCTCGTTCCTTCGATGTTCCTCCCGAGTACGATCCcattcagttccccgtcggccAACCGACCGAAAACAATCTCCAAGCCATCTGTCTCCATGCAGCCCATCGTCCCACTTACCCAGACTCTTTCTTTCCTGCCTCTGGTTATGGCCAGCAGAAGCGAAGGGCAAGTGCTGTCAACAATGCAGAGTCCTGGTTTAGAACATGCTGCAAAGGGAACCAGACGTGGGAGAGGGAAGTGACGCTGTGTTGCTTCACACAGGCG TGGGAGCTGTCAGTCAACACTTTCTGTGAGGAAGACACATCAATAAAGGATCGTCATTATCACTGCTGCAAACTGACTGCTGGCAGCGATAGGCTGAAGTGCTTCCATGACGACGCTCCAAACCCAAACTACGAGGCAACAGAGGGGCTGCCGAGGCCACCGCTTCTCTCTAAAACCAACTTCACCTTTGACCCCAACACTTGCCAGAG GACGAAGACGACTCTATACAGTGTCAGAGGAAACAgaagaaagaaggagaagaaacagATAACATCTGCTTCCAAGAAAGTTAGAATGCACTTTCCTCCCGGACGCCCCACCGCTGACAACATTGAAGCACTGTGTCGGGACCAGAAGCTACGCCCCGTCTTTAAAACCAACTGCATGCCAGGTGAAGGGTACATGTGGCTGGTTCGTCAGGCAAAGGCCATCAATCGTATAGAAAAGAGATACAAACAGTGCTGCAAAAAGGAGCAGGGTGTGCTCGACTGTGCTGATCTGAAg TGGCGTGGGGAGCTTAACAGGTATTGCGTGGACGCGATTGGTCAAGACCACTGTTGTCCGGGTGGCGCAAAGGAACGAGTCGACTGTTTCCAAACGATTTCTCCCGACCCGCATTACAATAGGACCTCCGACAAGGAAGAGCTCGCACTCCACAACCTCTGTGACACTCACAAGATGATCAAGAAGAA GTTCCCTGTTGGTTTTCCTCTGAAGAGCTTTGTGAACCAATGCTGCCCCATGTTTGAAACTTACAGGGATCTTTGTTTTAATCAGAAG TTTGAGGAAATGTCAGAGATGTGTTTGACACATAAGACTGCTCCTCCAGCTGTCCGCCGCTGTTGCAGCATGTCTTCACAAACGATGCAACAGTGTCTCACCAATATTCTCATGGATGCCATCACCAAGGCAACCACCGCCATAcgccaaaagaagaagaaaaggtgcCCTCTCTCCTAA
- the ecm1b gene encoding extracellular matrix protein 1 isoform X1 codes for MGSTVALVCSTAFLLVLLSSASEDERNFEQREVTFDIDKIMQEMQQPDDFMLQKEVDLADLFDPAEFTEQVIVSPPEQFDTLSEIDDSRPRILTPRGRRPSFGPRSFDVPPEYDPIQFPVGQPTENNLQAICLHAAHRPTYPDSFFPASGYGQQKRRASAVNNAESWFRTCCKGNQTWEREVTLCCFTQAWELSVNTFCEEDTSIKDRHYHCCKLTAGSDRLKCFHDDAPNPNYEATEGLPRPPLLSKTNFTFDPNTCQRTKTTLYSVRGNRRKKEKKQITSASKKVRMHFPPGRPTADNIEALCRDQKLRPVFKTNCMPGEGYMWLVRQAKAINRIEKRYKQCCKKEQGVLDCADLKWRGELNRYCVDAIGQDHCCPGGAKERVDCFQTISPDPHYNRTSDKEELALHNLCDTHKMIKKKFPVGFPLKSFVNQCCPMFETYRDLCFNQKFEEMSEMCLTHKTAPPAVRRCCSMSSQTMQQCLTNILMDAITKATTAIRQKKKKRCPLS; via the exons ATGGGGTCGACCGTGGCTCTAGTCTGCTCCACCGCATTTCTCTTGGTTTTACTGAGCTCTGCATCCGAAG ATGAGCGCAACTTTGAGCAGCGCGAGGTCACCTTTGACATTGACAAAATCATGCAAG AGATGCAACAACCAGATGACTTCATGTTGCAGAAAGAGGTGGACTTAGCAGATCTCTTCGATCCCGCGG AGTTCACAGAGCAGGTTATCGTGTCTCCACCAGAACAGTTTGATACCCTGAGTGAGATAG ACGACTCCAGACCAAGAATCTTGACACCTAGAGGAC GTCGACCAAGTTTTGGGCCTCGTTCCTTCGATGTTCCTCCCGAGTACGATCCcattcagttccccgtcggccAACCGACCGAAAACAATCTCCAAGCCATCTGTCTCCATGCAGCCCATCGTCCCACTTACCCAGACTCTTTCTTTCCTGCCTCTGGTTATGGCCAGCAGAAGCGAAGGGCAAGTGCTGTCAACAATGCAGAGTCCTGGTTTAGAACATGCTGCAAAGGGAACCAGACGTGGGAGAGGGAAGTGACGCTGTGTTGCTTCACACAGGCG TGGGAGCTGTCAGTCAACACTTTCTGTGAGGAAGACACATCAATAAAGGATCGTCATTATCACTGCTGCAAACTGACTGCTGGCAGCGATAGGCTGAAGTGCTTCCATGACGACGCTCCAAACCCAAACTACGAGGCAACAGAGGGGCTGCCGAGGCCACCGCTTCTCTCTAAAACCAACTTCACCTTTGACCCCAACACTTGCCAGAG GACGAAGACGACTCTATACAGTGTCAGAGGAAACAgaagaaagaaggagaagaaacagATAACATCTGCTTCCAAGAAAGTTAGAATGCACTTTCCTCCCGGACGCCCCACCGCTGACAACATTGAAGCACTGTGTCGGGACCAGAAGCTACGCCCCGTCTTTAAAACCAACTGCATGCCAGGTGAAGGGTACATGTGGCTGGTTCGTCAGGCAAAGGCCATCAATCGTATAGAAAAGAGATACAAACAGTGCTGCAAAAAGGAGCAGGGTGTGCTCGACTGTGCTGATCTGAAg TGGCGTGGGGAGCTTAACAGGTATTGCGTGGACGCGATTGGTCAAGACCACTGTTGTCCGGGTGGCGCAAAGGAACGAGTCGACTGTTTCCAAACGATTTCTCCCGACCCGCATTACAATAGGACCTCCGACAAGGAAGAGCTCGCACTCCACAACCTCTGTGACACTCACAAGATGATCAAGAAGAA GTTCCCTGTTGGTTTTCCTCTGAAGAGCTTTGTGAACCAATGCTGCCCCATGTTTGAAACTTACAGGGATCTTTGTTTTAATCAGAAG TTTGAGGAAATGTCAGAGATGTGTTTGACACATAAGACTGCTCCTCCAGCTGTCCGCCGCTGTTGCAGCATGTCTTCACAAACGATGCAACAGTGTCTCACCAATATTCTCATGGATGCCATCACCAAGGCAACCACCGCCATAcgccaaaagaagaagaaaaggtgcCCTCTCTCCTAA